The window CAACCACGATTGCGGCGCCGGATCCACGCGCGCGGCAGCGTGTCCCCACATTCGCGCGGAGGGCGTCAATATCCACCGAGACTACGGGACCAGCTGAAAGCGCCGACGTGGCGCGGCCGGATGGCCGTGAAATGCCTGCGGTCGGTCGTCGCAATGGTTCCGAGCCGGAGCCGCTCGGCGATCGCCACCACCGACGCATCCACGAATCCGGTCGAGGAGTAGACCACGACCATGCTTTGCGGTTGGCTGTCGAGCGAGTTTCCAGTAGCCTGCGTCCGTGAGTCGCTCGTTGCCGATTCCGCCGCCGGGTTTTGACGAGCTGCCGACCGACGAGAAGGTCCGGTATGTCGAGACCCTCTGGGACCGCATCGCAACGGCACCCGATCAGGTTCCCGTCCCCGATTGGCATCGGCAGCTCATACGCGATCGGCTCGCCGAGCATCGTAAGGATCCGGATGCTAAACGCTCGTGGCACGAGGTTCGCGAGGAACTGCTTCAAGAGCTTGCCCACAACAAGCACACGCCGCGCTGATGTCCAC of the Deltaproteobacteria bacterium genome contains:
- a CDS encoding addiction module protein is translated as MPIPPPGFDELPTDEKVRYVETLWDRIATAPDQVPVPDWHRQLIRDRLAEHRKDPDAKRSWHEVREELLQELAHNKHTPR